ttttcacactttttatgatttagtccttttcgcttaattaactatcgaaacgttaaaatttttcaacgaaacttaaataacaccttaatgacactccataaatatttataaaaatatttacggctctgtttatagaaacgaggtcccgattcctcattttctaaaaccacttgactttagattattaccacttgaacttaattaatcattcaaatagtataaattaccatatcaaaAACTTTGTTAAAACCATATtcgactcgtaaatattaaataataatatttacgaacttactcgtcagatttggtggccccgaaactactatttctgACATCACTGAAAAATCAACTGTTACATTTTCCACCAACTTTCTCCCTTGTTGATTTCTGTCAtcaaaaaatttccatttaattatagattttgataaatttaaagtgaGATTGTCATGTCCTTGTATATCcagatatatatattcataaaaatatggGAAAGAGGTGATTTAAGGATCGAATTCAAGaaaagtattaattgaaatcttaaatataaatccTTTTTATCACTCCTCATGTGGGGAACATAACCAATAAAAgcccctttatttttaaaattaccgaaatgggcaaGGTCCTGAATTAATTACCGAAATGAACCATTTCTCCCAAAAacgcatccacgtcagcgcgttgtCAGGGGATAAAGCAGGAAAACacttcctcaaggaagcgctttgtcTACGTGGACAGAAAACGCTTCCTTGAGGGCGCACTTtgtgtccacgtggacaaagcgcttccttgaggaagcacTTTCCCCGTttgttagggtttaaggttttttgcaattagggttagggttttggagtttttgagtttttaaattttagggttttaaggaaaaaattaaataaataagggtttagggtttcttaattaaattaattataaattttaaaaattataaattaattataaagtctaactttatttaaatatagttaaatattaattacaattattatattttttctcgaatttagaatttaaacttctacagtttaaaatatatattaaatattaaaatttatgttaaattccactaaataaagttattaatacttatttataaatcattcactaacaatcaataaaatatttacccATGATCTTAAGACCTTAAGGAATTATTATCCctaaaatattctattattaatatgattttattatattaaatttcatgtattttttgcatattatattatattaatatttttaatttattataaatttaaaattacagcaaaagataaatttatatatatatatatatatatataaacttttaactctttttcatttttcataaaaaactctttttctattttaaaatttaaaaatacaaaaattcattatatattttatttttaatttattattaaaaaattattttcataaatttaatttttactaaaacatttaattttattagtttatttttagaagagtttaaaatatataacgaATAACAACtagatttatttgatttttccttaaaaccctaaatactaAACcccaatctaattttttaaaatttataattaatttgctcaagtaaccctaaaccctaatttatttgatttttccttaaaaccctaaacactaaaccctaatataatttttaaaaaattataattaatttactcaagtaaccctaaaccctaatttatttgatttttccttaaaaccataaacattaaaccttaatttaatttttaaaatttataattaatttaattaagaaactcaaaatctccaaaaccctaaacccttatttatttaatttttccttaaaaccctaaaatctaaaaactcaaAACCTCCCAAACCCTAACTCTAAttataaaaaaccctaaatcctaacaAACGGGGAAAGTGCTTTCTCAAGAAAGCactttgtccacgtggacacaAAGCGCGCCCTCAAGGAAGCGTTTTCTGTCCAAGTGGACAAAACacttccttgaggaagcgttttcctgCTTTATTCCTTGACAACGTGCTGATGTGGACGCGTTTTTGGGGGAAATGGTtcatttcgataattaatttaGGACATGAcccattttgataattttaaaaataaaggggcttttattgattatttgccCCTAATGTGATTCAATAGATGTTTATACCTATATTGTAAGCAAATAATCTGTAGTCCGTAGTTGAAACGTGTAACTTAAGCAAGTtgatttaagtatttatttgtaaGTTAGAACACTTAGTagatttgaattcaaattttaatatttataatttttcctaaaaataaatattttaattttcaaacagTAACATCTTCAAGTTTTTTTCACTAAAAAGTCAATGGTGATATATTAAGTATAATTATGATTTGTTTTGTCATGACTAATTAtgctttcaattttatattctttacacatttgaaatttaattttcaatttctaatGTCAAAATATAATctctatcttttttatttaataattaaagtccaattaattatattatcaaagagttttattaaatttgattatatgacatttctttaagaaaatctcatttctttaaaaaatctcATGTGGCTTATATTTTACCCATGTTGGATTTTGGAGGGCAAGTTTTCTGGTATTGAATATCAGGTTGCAAGGttcttcaataatattttttaaataagcaaAATGAAAGTTGATACTAATTTTACTTGCATGACTTCTACACCACTTTAAATTGGGCAtataagcaaaaaaaattaaattaaattaaaattgtcatATAATCCAATTAGGGATGGCAATGGACCGGAGTGagtgtaaatattattaaatctaTCACCGCTCCATAATTGGCACAGTCTGCTCCATTATGTATAATCTTGAAAACCCACCTTTAAGGATGTTGGATACATCCATCTCCGCCTCACCCGCTTTgcatcaatttaaattttgctatttatttttaatatttttaatctttttaaattcaagtaaatatttaaatataattcttcaaaaaaacaatttaaacataaaatatatgaaattttttatattatgttattacatTTGTAcccttttaatagtttaatttatatataagaataaaatgataatttcgtATAGTAGAGCGGGTCGGGGTGGGGCAACCAATTACCTTAATCACTCCATTCCactattcaaaataaacaatttcaTCTTGCCCTGTCTCGCATCcacttttcaaaagaaaaatccacTCCATTCAGGGGCGAAGTCAGAAAATCTGTTTAGGAgactgaaattaaattgtaatttttatgatagtaaaaatgcaatttcaccatttgaatagcctatatttttataatttttaaagtattaaatcaaatttttattatttttaagagaggccaaagtataaatttatctttattaatttaaaattttaaaaactttaaaagacttaaatgaaaattttttattttccaaactCCATTTGAAACATATTGGTAggaaatgtttgaatttttccagtttaacaaatttgtttaaaagaaagttaagccaataaattgtttataattCATTCAGTAGTCTATATCACAGACATAAAAGTTAATCTCTTTCAATGCTTTTCATATTATTGAGATTCTGATGCTTTTACTTTTAACATATTCAGATGTGATCATGTTCTCCTTTAAAATCCCTCCTTGACAAAAGTAAACCactaaatttttatcttttgctGTTGTATTATATAGCAATTTTCTAAGAAAAGTTCAAGTAGTTGACTTGTGTTCTGAAAGTATGCTTTTCTCCACAATTTTCAtcaaactcatattttaaacctTTAATTAGAGGGAATGTTAATCAGTGGCTAATAGCTATTTTAAGGTGggatgaataaatatatatattattaaacgtAAAGAAGACttctaaataaataatctttaatcaatgtttttaaatacCATTAAACAAACCCTAATTAGAGATAGTAGCATTGTTTTGGGTGGATgtatttgagatgtttttattatcatatggaattgattaaatagtttaatttattccttatatcattaaaattgaaatagagtcaatatatattgtttaaaaatatcatttgttgtttaatagagttaatatttttaaattttctatggttctataaataaaatcttttgtttggaattggactacaattgaaaaataattcaagataatttttataaagtaaatgttaactctattacaatttagacttatttgacttttttaataatatagggactcaattgatccatttaataatagagaCACTAATTTCATCTAATTCCTATAAAAGAAGGACCTCTCAAGTACTTTAACCCATTATTTTTTGAGATGATATAGACATTGATCATTGATTacgattattttttttatcaatttataccAATCAATAGGGTAGTACtatcgattgagtcttagctccgTTGGCGTCGGCATTGTTGCTAGTATAAAAAGACGTGAGGTTGAGTGTGTTGAAGCtcattatccttttatttaagggttggggaggGACTATGGGTAATTTTAGGCATTGTATCATAAAACAAGGTCTAATAATGACATTGACtctcaaattaattaaattataatttaactcttttaaaaaatttaaatgtaagagttgatataatggtaaaattacattttaatctcctaaaagattataatttaattcttgtttttttGGATGAATAGcaatcccaaaaaaaaaaaagaacacgtAAAATAGAAAGCAACATACTAATAAGTGTTGGGTGTAGTGATTAGGTATATTGCACTTAAAATGGAAATACAAGTTCAAACATTAAAGACGACAATTACAAGGGTCAACTATGAATCCCAaacataaaccataaaataaacctaaaaaatatattaagaaaaaaaagcagCATGCAAGTGAGGTATGAAGCTCAAACATAAAAACAGAAATTGTCTAAAAATTGGATGCAAATGGATTGGAGTGTCTCCCTCACAACAAAGCTTTAATTTGAGAATGATAAAGTGGAAGAAGAAGAGACAAACAGGGTGGGCTAAGTGGGGTTTGCCCTTTCAAGTATAAAAGGCAACTCTAATACTAACATGGTGCATTCTTCACCCTGAGCCCATATTAAGGAGAATCATGCCCCCTCACTAGGACGagggttttttataaaaatattattaaaaaaataaaaatttaccaaaatattacaattttttttatttattaaaatagtacaactttttttttatttaccaaaatatataaacttttttattatttaccaaaatatataaaaaaacaaaaaaaaaacagaacctgcaaaaaaaaatcagaatgaTGTGACAATTTACTGGTCACGCCAATGgtattggcggcaccaaaggtgccaaaaccattggcgacaccaatggtgccaataccattggcggcaccaatggtgccaatgcCATTCGCGGCACCACTCGTATTATAAATACGACCTCTACCCAgctgaagagagaaaaataaaaaaaaagctgaagagagaaaattaaaaaaaaaaagaagagttagttttattattagtaaaattaataaactagttaataaaaattagtattattattatagttagttttttttagtaaaattaataattttagtgtgtattattttgagtataaaattattaatattattcgtagtataaaattaataattttagtgtgtattattttgtgtattattgtgagtataatttttttttaagtaattcaaTTACCGTTCGAgatttttatgagattttatttttttgacagattaaatattgaagatggatgctaagtttcttgtatgcgtttatttcgatggagtcatattgacaacaagtgttggatgtgtatttgaatgtcggcaacaaatagcaatgagatttaatagaaatgtatcgttcgatgaaatgaaggtaaggattaatgcaaaaatccatagacgttgtgggagaatgatatcaaaattttctacaagtttcgtTTCGACAAACCGGTCAAATTcgtcgaaatggaacttgtagacaaCGAAGACGatggagacaatggtcgatcATCTTTGTGGGAATGGGAGTGAGAAGAATacaccgattcacttatttctttgagttagtcggtatggagcaaaatgcaTCGATGAAGAAGGCGAAATTTGAAGAACCgcggatggtggctccaatatcatacgttgatagtgaatcaactATGGGTGGGATTGGTATCGACCTGAATTTTACACCCGATGTTGAcatggttggtggtgaagaagaatgTGCCGgcgaagaagaaggtggtggcgatcattgggatgaagaggtcgatagtgacgcTGATCCCGATTTGGACGATGTACTTGATGATATTGACGTTGAAGATGAAGGCATTTCTGGTTGTTCGGTCGGGGAGCAGATGTGgcgtattgtgatacacaataatcttgggccacacatgtcgctcatagatCCCGACGCAGCCTATGTATCTGAGTTTccggagtaccctgaaatatATCATGCTCACGGGCAGGCCGTAACATCTGATAATGATGAGTTATTCATAGGCGAGATTGATTGCAAAGAAGATTGCGTATATGCCATTAAATGCATAAACATGAAGATATCGGTGGATTATAAAGTCTCCGTGTCTACTCGACAACatatgttggggagtgttggaaggcgTGGAAGGTCGCAATTGGCGGTACTGTTGCATTCATTAGAAGTtctcagatgtgggagatacgaaaatttgttggtcctcatacatgcacatcaacacgtatgacagaagatcatagaaaacttgattcgaaaactatTTGTACGTGTGTCATGCCAATTGTGAAGGATATGTCGACCATTAGAGTTTCAGTACTCATTGCGGAAAtacaagcacgattccagtatcgagtctcATATCGGAAAGCATGGGTAGCTAAACAGATGGTGATGGAGCAACTGTATGGGGATTACGATTCGTCGTATAACGAGCTTCAAGGTTGGATAGCTGCTATACGGGAGTACGTACCGGGGACTGTGATTGAGTTGCAGACCAGTCTATCTTACGGTCCGGATGAGCAGTTAGAGTCGGCAAAAaggattttccatcggatgttctggacgttcgatccatgtgtgcgggcatttccccactgcaagccaCTTGTACAGGTGGATGGGACCTGGctgtatggaaaatatacacgAATCGCTTATTGCGATTGCTCAAGACGATATGTAAACGTGCTCCCGGTAGCATTTGCTatcgtagataaagagaacatggagtcttgggaattcttcctgACAAATCTgtggaggtatgttattaggaacgataacatttgcatcatctccgatagagggaagggtttaattgcagctattaggcgttccggtgtgccgtggagatccgtttactgcatTCGTCACATTGCGTCGAACTTCCATAAAGATTATAAGAAcgcagactggaagagacaagtcgtggcaatgggtaaatgataaccttatatttttaatataacttGTAATGTTTGATTTTATCCACTCGTCAGCACTTATTTTTCGTTAATACGTATGcagcgtacgagttagagccacatattttcCGGCAAAGAATGGCCCGACTTGAGACTGACATGGAGTGGCAGACAAACACATCTTTTCGACAATGGTTACGTACAATGGAGCCGTGGCAGTGGGCTCAAAGTGctgacgagggctttcgttatggccacatgaccacaaacttagtcgaggggatcaacgcagtcttgttgaaaacacgtcatcttccgattgcatcgatattttctgctactttctaCAGGCTGGCCactttgatgccaagaatgggtcagcagcAAGTCGACCAGATTCAGGCGGGACATGTGTTTGTTGAACATGTGAGGGATGCAATGGTCGTAAACCGTCGGTTGGCGAGGTCAATGAACGTGGAAATATATTCACGACGACTGGAAACGTTTCGAGTTACTGAGAACATCGGTCGTCGACCtaggtcctacggagttgatctccgGAACAGACGGTGCGAGTGCAGGAAGTTCAAAACACTTTATTACCCCTGTGCGAATGTCGTGGCAGCGTGTGCTAAAGTCAACATTGCTGCTGAacaatatgtcgatgatgtgtacacgctGGAGCGCACATTGCGTGTTTGGGAGAATGAGTTCCCCGTCTTGCCGGACCTATCTATGTGGGAGGTGCCGCCGATCACTTTCGAGCTTCTCCCAGACAGAGGGCTACGGAGGAATCCAAAGGGTCGTCCGCAGTCAAGCAGAATCCGTAATGAGATGGACATTAGAGAGAAATCTGACGAAAGTGCTGTGGAATATGTAGGTTAAGTGGTCATAGCCGGAATAAATGCCCTAACCGAAACTTTCATGTTGGACAGTCGTCGGGATCGGGGGAAATCAGGATCggtaattttaataataataaattttcttattcgGCTTATGCTTACGCTTAAATTGTATCCATATTGTTTCCAGATTAAGTTATAATATACCATGTGAGCGTTGTCGAACATCCGAGATTATAATGATTATAATGGAGGCATTCATAATTCTATTCAGcattaatataatgaaaaaattgaataattgatatCCATAGATAAAATTCAGAACATCCGATATatctaaaatacaaataatacgAGTTATAGAAAAAGTGCATTAAACCCCTACATttgatggttcgatggtgtTGTCCGGGGGGTATACCTACGCGGAGGTCGACGCTTACGGCCTGGGCGATGACCAACATCCTCATCATCCGCAGGTGGGGGCGTGGAAAACATAGAGGGAATGTCCTGTCCCTCGTTCGCCGCCGATGAACTTGAACCATCATGAGTCCCATAATGCGGCGGATACGTGTCAGACGGGCCGGGCATGCCGTACTGCGGCCGGAGGGAGCTAAACAGTTCAAAATCAAACGCATATTCGCCCTCTGCGTAGCTCGGATAATATTCCCCGCCCAACAAATCCGgatgatagtcatgtgattccTCATTTGATTCTGATTGTCCGGGCTCTGCCTGTTCTGTATGACAAAATGCCGTCGGATCCGGATCCATCGTGCTGTCTGCTTCCGATCCCCCAACTTGCTAAACGTACGGGAGGATTATCGTCGATTGCGCTCCaagtaaatacggcttcccGCGACTATGGTATCATTCTGTATACTCTCGAGATGGCTGCAGGTCGGTAGCCATAACCATCTGAGGAATTCGGCTCAATCGATCGTACCACAGTGCGACGTATTTCTGGTGATATATTCTCCAGTCCAATTGAACCCTTCCTCTCTTTGTCAAGCCATGATCTTCCCCCAACTAGCACGGCGGATCCGGGATAGGTTGGATGCAGCCGAACTGCCGAAGCACCCGATCGCCGTGATACCACTCCACGatgttgaaatttataattggtgtGTTTGTGCACCATGTGTGGGAATCAACGAGTGCGGACGGGGGTACAACATTTGCAATTTCTGGCCTCCGATACggcatccatataaactgcatgaGTAATAACATTGTAACGAGTTAGACCGATAACATGTGAGTAACATATAGAAATACCATGTatgtcatgaatattagaatagaaACTGACCTCTTCCCAGGCATGTTGTTCAATCCTCATACGGTATATCGGGACATCACTCGACTTCCCGATTCCTGGACGGGTCGTCCACCTACCAAAAAAAGTACAGGGTTTAGGGTACACATTACTTAATATattatgactacaaataatggcaatttttattttatcacctGAGTGGCAGTGGATACAGATAGGGTTGGTGACTAACGCGTGCCAAAAATGGCATCCGATAAAGGGCCCATGACTGCAGCAGTATCAGGCATCCGTCGATGTCTTTAACTTGCGGCTCTGTCGCCCGACAAAGCTCCTTATACAACGTTGCTAGAACGGCCGAACCCCAACTGTACGACCTAGCCGTGGACAAATCACCAAGCAGAGGCAAGTACGACAAATGGACACTGTCGCCGTTCGCATCAGACATGAGTAGTGCCCCTATcatatgcatgatgtacgctcgAGCAGCGCACATCAACTCACCTTCACTGGCGGTCGCTGATAGTcgacaaattttttttcttagccatgtaaattttattgtggaaaaatatttatcacCGTCCTCTGGTGACTCTCCGAGGAGTTGATAGCAAACCGTAGCCGGATCGGTTAATAAAGATAGTCCCGTAACGGGACTCCCGTCAACTGGGAGCCCAAGTTGCACTGCAACGTCCTCTAACGTCACTGTGCACTCCCCGCACGGAAAATGGAAAGTATGGGTCTCCGGACGCCACCGCTCCACTAGCGCGGATAATAAATCAAATCGCAAGTCGGACGACCGGATCAATGCTACTGACCCAAATTCGGCTAGCTCCAGGTACGACATAAATCGTGCATCCGGAGCTATCTTTAAAACACTCACGCGGCCCCTTAATACCGATGCGATTCACGATAGTGTTGAATAACAGAAACAATATTACGATtgcataatttatttctatatactgtgtatatcctttttaaataaatagaactcctgattaacaaataataaatcataccgcGTTATTAGCCGCATTAGATATATGTTCATCGTTTCCAATCAATCGAGCCATTGCGATGcctgcaagttgaaaaaaaagttagtaaaaaaatctaacttcggccatttattcgtatttttttctgcgcattttattcctttaaaaatatcataattcctaattttatatttttacattctttcagtgcataatgtttgaaatttattaatcgagtgtgttatttaaattaatttgctgtaaaaaattaacccttaccCCTGCCCTTTGCTCgtttaattttctcaattttattactttaaataataaaatattattcaaagatattttatttttaaaattattttagtacattttctttgaaatattttgtattaattgtttcgaattttaaaaagttagtaatacactcttacttctaccatttgttcgtattttttctccgcattttattactttaaaaatatcattaacttagccttttataattttacattatttcaattgcataatgtttgaaatttattaataaataatgaaggATTAAAAGTAATTACCCACATATTGGTACGCCTTTTTATTCCCTTCCATAACCATTTTTTCCCTCTATTCTTTTGGTAAATAGaataaaactttataatattttggtaattttttaatattttggtaaataaccTGAAATAAACCCTTTCCCCGCCCTTTggtcgtattattatttttcgatttttattactttcaataaaactatattcttttgtatcttattattttatattatttcactacatttttccaattatttgtataaattatttctgaatttttacaAACATTTACTAATCTGATCTTACTTgccatttattcgtattttttatccgtatattattattttaaaaaatcataatttttattttataattttacattatttcaatttattatgttttacatttattacATGTACATTTTTCGCTTTTttccgcattttattatttccgataaatatacaattctcttttttattttcgtattttttgaCTTAAACATACTTCtttgtcatttttcttttaatgctattttcctaaaattttaatttcaaattcataagtaaatttcataaaaaaattcctaatcaacatacaatttactttaactttttttcattctaaatatatttcataaaatatatatgctaaataaaataataaaataactgtAATGTacattacataaattttaaacacacaaatattacaaaaaattcaaatttataaataaaattaccttttttcctttttttcctttcttcctcttcttcttcttttttttcttctcctttcctttctttccttctttctttctttttcttctcttctccttttcttcttctttctttccttttttctcttctcctctcctttctttctttcctctcctttctttctttccttttttctcttctgCCCCCACCACCGACCCCCTATAAAACCAACTGGTGCCGCATAATGgtattggcaccattggtgccataatggttttggcacctttggtgccgtcAATACCATTGGCGTGACCAGTAAATTGTcacatcattttgatttttttttgcaggttctgtttttttttgttttttgttttatatattttggtaaataataaaaaagtttatatattttggtaaataaaaaattttgtaatattttggtaaataaaaaaaagttgtaatattttgataaatttttaattttttaataatatttttgtaaaaaacccctAGGACGAGGAACCCACATAACTTTTTGGCCCACTCTTTTCCCTTTcataatgtaattaaataaattaggtaaCGTCATATTCAGATcaaatgatgaaaaagaaaaggaaggtAATAATACTCTGTATTGGGATAGTTTATATTCTGAGTCATTGGAGTCAACAATATTTCattgtaattgtaattaaaaaagagataaaagataaataggttttataaatcaattatcaagaatatttaaaagttgaaatgatGAAATCCAACCATataatggattgaattgattttgGAGGTATGTATGTAGCGCAAttaaaggaattaaagaaaagggaagagGTACGTGATGGTGACTTAAGGATGAGATGAGCAAAAGAGTAGAGTAGAGGTGAGGTGTGAGGGTGGAGGCAGACCTGAATCTCCACACCAATGCCGTCCTCCAACTGTACGGCCGGTGATGTCATTAAATCGCTGCTTTCCTACCCTACACTACTTTGCTCCCCTATTTCACCCTCCAACCTGGGACCATTTCTTTAACCTGGAAAACCCATTGTTTACTTGGTAATCTcgtatgaattaaataatatatatacatacatatatatatatcatgtttTACATTCTATATTTGTTTTGTGTAATCATAGTTTTACCTTCACATATCACTAGAGGAGTATAAACAAACCCCATTTaggtattaattattttaatgctcTAGTTAGATTTTCATTATATGTTGTTGGGGATAAATCCGAATTAAGTAATGaataagaataaatagaaaaaattggatataaatattgatgtggaatttttttttgaaaaagatggaaaaaccaCGGGTAAAACAAAACTTCACTAAATGGAAAATAA
This genomic window from Gossypium raimondii isolate GPD5lz chromosome 10, ASM2569854v1, whole genome shotgun sequence contains:
- the LOC105775285 gene encoding protein MAIN-LIKE 1-like, translated to MNSLARRPPPPPVPQPVPVIPQGLDQIHTSKPPVDKIQKYGLKSSVVQSEDDLEKAEFWLENTVRVFDEEKYMSSVPYSSIAMARLIGNDEHISNAANNAIAPDARFMSYLELAEFGSVALIRSSDLRFDLLSALVERWRPETHTFHFPCGECTVTLEDVAVQLGLPVDGSPVTGLSLLTDPATVCYQLLGESPEDATASEGELMCAARAYIMHMIGALLMSDANGDSVHLSYLPLLGDLSTARSYSWGSAVLATLYKELCRATEPQVKDIDGCLILLQSWALYRMPFLARVSHQPYLYPLPLRWTTRPGIGKSSDVPIYRMRIEQHAWEEFIWMPYRRPEIANVVPPSALVDSHTWCTNTPIINFNIVEWYHGDRVLRQFGCIQPIPDPPC